A stretch of Triticum aestivum cultivar Chinese Spring chromosome 1D, IWGSC CS RefSeq v2.1, whole genome shotgun sequence DNA encodes these proteins:
- the LOC123179988 gene encoding calcium permeable stress-gated cation channel 1 has translation MATIHDIAVGAAFNIVTAVAFLLLFAFLRLQPVNDRVYFPKWYLKGTRASPASAGATVAAAKYINLDIRSYLKFLSWMPAALKMPDDELIQHAGLDSVIYLRIYRTGLKIFVPIMILAFALLVPLNWTNDTLESLKVVHSDIDKLSISNIPYGSKRFIAHLVMAYVFTFWTCYVLMKEYQIVAKMRLRFLASEKRRPDQFTVLVRNIPSDPDESVSELVEHFFLVNHPGHYLKHQVVYNTNKLAGLVEKKKQMQNWLDYCQLKFERKAERPTTKTGFFGCFGSDVDAIDYYKSEIEKIGKEEAEEHKKVMKDPKSIMPAAFVSFRSRWGAAVAAQTQQTSNPTVWLTEWAPEPRDVYWNNLSIPFVSLTVRRLIIGVAFFFLNFFYVIPIAFVQTLANLEGIEKALPFLEPFIETPSIKSFIQGFLPGLALKIFLILLPTILMFMSQFEGLVSQSSLERRTASKYFIFLFFNVFLGSIVTGSALEQLNTYLHQSANDIPRVIGVAIPMKATFFITYVMVDGWTGVALEVLRLRAFIMFHLKNFFLVKTEKDREEAMDPGSICLYWSEPRIQLYFLLGLVYAVVTPLLLPFILVFFALAYVVYRHQIINVYNQRYESGAQFWPNVHLRIITALIVSQLLLLGLLSTKGLEEATPALLVLPVLTIWFHKYCKHRYEPAFVRNPLQEVMRKDTLERARERNFDLKAYLADAYLHPVFKSNEVDKFYVADDPGAVEVIVPTKRRSRRITPVQSEDGGSDRLSVMESVQER, from the exons ATGGCTACCATCCACGACATCGCAGTTGGGGCGGCTTTCAACATAGTCACCGCCGTCGCCTTCCTGCTGCTGTTTGCGTTTCTGCGGCTGCAGCCCGTCAACGACAGAGTCTACTTCCCGAAATGGTACCTCAAAGGCACGCGGGCCAGCCCGGCCTCCGCCGGCGCCACCGTGGCTGCGGCCAAGTATATCAACCTCGACATCAGGTCCTACCTGAAATTCTTGAGTTGGATGCCGGCTGCTCTCAAAATGCCCGACGATGAGTTGATCCAGCACGCAGGCCTCGATTCCGTCATCTATCTACGGATATACCGCACAGG GCTCAAGATATTTGTTCCGATTATGATTCTTGCTTTTGCCCTTCTGGTCCCTCTGAACTGGACCAATGATACACTAGAAAGTTTGAAGGTAGTCCACAGTGACATTGACAAACTTTCAATATCCAACATACCTTACGGATCTAAGAG GTTTATAGCTCACTTGGTTATGGCTTATGTATTTACTTTTTGGACCTGCTATGTACTTATGAAGGAGTATCAAATAGTTGCAAAGATGAGATTGCGCTTTCTTGCTTCGGAGAAACGCCGACCGGATCAGTTCACT GTTCTTGTGCGGAATATACCATCAGACCCCGACGAATCAGTTAGTGAGCTCGTGGAGCATTTCTTCCTTGTCAACCATCCTGGTCATTATCTTAAACATCAG GTAGTTTACAATACAAATAAACTTGCTGGTCTGGTTGAAAAGAAGAAGCAAATGCAGAATTGGCTTGATTACTGCCAACTCAAGTTTGAGCGAAAAGCAGAAAGGCCAACAACTAAG ACTGGCTTTTTTGGATGTTTTGGTTCTGATGTGGATGCTATTGACTACTACAAATCAGAGATTGAGAAGATAGGAAAGGAA GAAGCTGAAGAGCATAAAAAGGTCATGAAGGATCCCAAGTCAATTATGCCAGCAGCCTTTGTTTCATTTCGTTCACGGTGGGGTGCAGCTGTTGCCGCTCAGACACAACAAACCAGCAACCCAACTGTCTGGCTGACTGAATGGGCTCCAGAACCTCGTGATGTGTACTGGAATAATCTATCTATTCCATTTGTTTCCCTCACAGTTAGGAGGTTGATAATTGgcgtggccttcttcttcctcaacttctTTTATGTCATTCCAATAGCATTTGTACAGACTCTTGCAAATCTTGAAGGCATAGAGAAGGCACTACCATTTCTAGAACCTTTCATTGAAAC ACCTTCCATTAAATCATTCATCCAAGGGTTTCTTCCTGGACTTGCTTTGAAGATCTTCCTCATATTGCTTCCAACTATACTCATGTTCATGTCGCAGTTTGAAGGATTGGTATCACAGTCATCACTAGAGCGAAGAACTGCATCCAAGTATTTTATATTCTTGTTCTTCAATGTATTCCTGGGGAGCATCGTTACAGGATCTGCTTTGGAGCAGCTTAATACCTACCTTCATCAGTCAGCTAATGA CATTCCAAGGGTCATCGGTGTGGCCATACCAATGAAGGCAACATTTTTCATTACATATGTAATGGTTGATGGTTGGACTGGTGTAGCTCTTGAAGTATTGAGATTGAGGGCATTTATAATGTTCCACTTGAAAAACTTTTTCTTGGTCAAGACGGAGAAGGACAGAGAAGAGGCAATGGATCCTGGTAGTATCTGCTTGTACTGGTCTGAGCCTCGAATACAGCTATATTTCCTGCTTGGTCTTGTGTATGCTGTGGTGACACCACTCTTGCTTCCGTTCATATTGGTATTCTTTGCGCTGGCTTACGTTGTCTACCGCCACCAG ATCATAAACGTCTACAATCAACGATACGAGAGCGGTGCGCAGTTCTGGCCCAATGTGCATCTACGCATCATCACAGCATTGATCGTGTCGCAGCTGCTTCTCCTTGGACTGTTAAGTACAAAAGGTTTGGAGGAGGCGACGCCGGCTCTTCTTGTTCTTCCCGTATTAACCATTTGGTTCCACAAGTACTGCAAGCACCGGTACGAACCCGCGTTTGTGAGAAACCCGCTACAG GAGGTGATGAGGAAGGATACGCTAGAGCGCGCGAGGGAGCGCAACTTCGACCTCAAGGCGTACCTGGCCGACGCGTACCTTCACCCGGTGTTCAAGAGCAATGAGGTAGACAAGTTCTATGTCGCGGACGATCCCGGGGCGGTGGAGGTGATCGTGCCGACCAAGCGGCGGTCCCGGAGGATCACGCCGGTGCAGAGCGAGGACGGCGGCTCCGACAGGCTCTCCGTGATGGAGTCCGTTCAAGAAAGATAG